The following coding sequences lie in one Equus przewalskii isolate Varuska chromosome 25, EquPr2, whole genome shotgun sequence genomic window:
- the GPX2 gene encoding glutathione peroxidase 2 has translation MAYIAKSFYDLSAISLDGEKIDFNTFRGRAVLIENVASLUGTTTRDFTQLNELQCRFPRRLVVLGFPCNQFGHQENCQNEEILNSLKYVRPGGGFQPTFTLVQKCEVNGQNQHPVFAYLKDKLPYPYDDPLSLMTDPKFIIWSPVCRSDVSWNFEKFLIGPEGEPFRRYSRTFPTINIEPDIKRLLKVAI, from the exons ATGGCTTACATTGCTAAGTCCTTCTACGACCTTAGTGCTATCAGCCTGGATGGGGAGAAGATAGATTTCAATACATTCCGAGGCAGGGCGGTGCTGATTGAGAATGTGGCCTCGCTCTGAGGCACAACTACCCGGGACTTCACCCAGCTCAACGAGCTGCAGTGCCGCTTTCCCAGGCGCCTGGTGGTTCTCGGCTTCCCGTGCAACCAATTTGGACATCAG GAGAACTGTCAGAATGAGGAGATCCTGAACAGTCTCAAGTATGTCCGCCCTGGGGGTGGATTCCAGCCCACCTTTACCCTTGTCCAAAAGTGTGAAGTGAATGGTCAGAACCAGCATCCTGTCTTCGCCTACCTGAAGGACAAGCTCCCCTACCCTTATGATGACCCACTTTCCCTTATGACCGATCCCAAGTTCATCATTTGGAGCCCGGTGTGCCGCTCAGATGTGTCCTGGAACTTTGAGAAGTTCCTTATTGGGCCAGAGGGGGAGCCCTTCCGACGCTACAGCCGCACCTTCCCCACCATCAACATTGAGCCTGACATCAAGCGCCTCCTCAAAGTTGCCATATAG